A genomic segment from Alteribacillus bidgolensis encodes:
- a CDS encoding aspartate aminotransferase family protein gives MARVYKISRKRIARLLTFEEEIFEKANPKSREIYERAKDSLVRGVPMHWMDNWPSPFPIYYEEAQGANLNDIDGHKYVDFCLGDTGAMFGHGNEEVSEAIRQQVGNGSTVMFPSEDAAIVGESLQEKFELPYWQLATSATDANRFAIRLSRIVTGREKILVFNGKYHGSLDETQVSIDNEGRMIPQPRVFPNAVDFDRTTEVIEFNDIEALERALESRNVACVLAEPVMTNIGMVPPKTGFHEALREITRRTGTLLVIDETHTISTGSRGYTGEYGLEPDLFVLGKAIAGGIPAAVYGMTAEVAEVMHKHTKKEGRAISHCGFGGTLAGNVLTLNAIRATLEKVMTVDNYAHMILMAKRFEQGVNDVIKEKQLPWHVTRIGARVEYMFGKTQPKNGGEAKNMRNAELEAAIHLFLLNRGILLTPFHSMALMCPYTRTEDVDRHTEVFRECIQHIV, from the coding sequence ATGGCAAGAGTATACAAGATTAGCAGGAAACGTATTGCTAGACTCCTAACTTTTGAGGAAGAGATATTTGAAAAAGCAAATCCTAAGTCAAGGGAAATTTATGAAAGGGCAAAAGACTCACTTGTACGTGGAGTCCCTATGCATTGGATGGATAATTGGCCTTCGCCATTTCCAATTTATTACGAGGAGGCTCAAGGAGCAAATCTAAATGATATAGATGGTCACAAATATGTTGATTTTTGTTTAGGTGATACTGGTGCAATGTTCGGGCACGGCAATGAAGAAGTCTCCGAAGCTATTAGACAACAGGTTGGTAATGGAAGTACAGTGATGTTCCCCTCGGAGGATGCTGCTATAGTTGGAGAGAGTTTACAGGAGAAGTTTGAACTTCCTTATTGGCAGCTAGCTACCTCAGCAACTGATGCGAATCGTTTTGCTATTCGTCTTAGTAGAATTGTGACCGGAAGAGAAAAAATTTTAGTTTTTAATGGGAAATATCACGGTTCCCTTGATGAAACACAAGTTTCAATTGATAACGAAGGAAGGATGATTCCACAGCCGCGCGTGTTTCCGAATGCAGTTGACTTCGACCGGACCACTGAAGTGATCGAATTTAACGACATTGAGGCCTTGGAAAGGGCATTGGAATCAAGGAACGTTGCATGTGTACTGGCTGAACCAGTTATGACCAATATTGGAATGGTCCCTCCAAAAACAGGGTTCCATGAGGCTTTACGTGAGATCACCCGACGTACGGGTACTTTATTGGTTATTGATGAGACACACACGATCTCTACCGGGTCCCGAGGTTATACAGGAGAGTATGGGTTAGAACCTGATTTATTTGTTCTTGGAAAAGCGATTGCAGGGGGAATCCCGGCAGCGGTTTATGGGATGACGGCTGAAGTAGCTGAGGTAATGCATAAGCATACAAAAAAGGAGGGTCGTGCTATAAGTCATTGTGGCTTTGGTGGGACACTGGCTGGTAATGTTCTAACGCTTAATGCCATTCGTGCCACACTTGAAAAAGTGATGACAGTGGATAACTATGCCCATATGATTTTGATGGCTAAAAGATTTGAACAAGGGGTTAACGACGTGATTAAAGAAAAACAACTCCCCTGGCACGTAACACGAATTGGCGCACGAGTGGAGTATATGTTTGGGAAAACGCAACCAAAAAATGGTGGCGAGGCTAAAAACATGCGCAATGCCGAGCTAGAGGCTGCCATCCATCTTTTTCTTCTGAACAGAGGAATATTGTTAACCCCGTTCCACAGCATGGCACTCATGTGCCCATATACTCGCACAGAAGACGTTGATCGTCATACCGAAGTATTTCGTGAGTGTATTCAGCACATTGTTTAA
- a CDS encoding SDR family NAD(P)-dependent oxidoreductase: MKVVLITGCSSGFGLLSALAFGRKGYRVYATMRNLSKSEELKAAIDSEKLPITVLQLDVSDDESVKKAVLQVLAKEGRIDVVVNNAGVGCLGSVECLNNELLRSAFETNFFGVFRVIRSVLPAMREQKSGVIVNVSSIDGRIPGKPINWGYAATKHALGVMSDALAGSGAVWY, encoded by the coding sequence GTGAAAGTAGTATTAATTACTGGTTGCAGCAGTGGTTTCGGGCTTCTTAGTGCACTGGCATTTGGTAGGAAAGGTTACCGAGTATACGCTACGATGCGGAATTTATCAAAATCGGAGGAATTGAAAGCTGCCATCGATTCCGAAAAACTTCCAATTACAGTTCTGCAGCTGGATGTCTCGGATGATGAGTCCGTAAAAAAGGCAGTCTTACAAGTACTTGCCAAGGAAGGCCGTATTGACGTTGTTGTCAACAATGCAGGTGTTGGGTGTCTTGGTTCGGTTGAATGTTTAAATAACGAATTATTACGTTCAGCATTTGAAACTAATTTTTTTGGTGTTTTTCGTGTCATCAGGTCCGTACTCCCGGCAATGAGAGAGCAGAAATCAGGTGTTATCGTAAATGTGTCATCAATCGACGGTAGAATTCCTGGAAAACCAATTAATTGGGGGTACGCTGCAACAAAACATGCACTCGGAGTAATGAGTGACGCTCTTGCTGGAAGCGGAGCCGTTTGGTATTAA
- a CDS encoding SDR family NAD(P)-dependent oxidoreductase, with product MRFKNKVVLVTGAARGIGRGIAERFTKEGASVAINDVNTDLLQETVTRLNQKGGKVMAVAGDVSNEEAVAEMLDMIVDEFGTVDILVNNAGISPRKNGQKVEVENLTSEAWDQVMAVNLRSQFLTSRAVITGMKRNNWGRIINVSSQAARIRPADFCGAEYIASKAGVLGLTRCLAVELSRYGINVNSVCPGLTESDMLSDVKNNQTSQYTENVPVGRLGTPKDLAHAVLFLADPYSDFITGTALDVNGGYFMV from the coding sequence ATGCGATTTAAAAATAAGGTGGTCTTAGTGACGGGGGCAGCTCGAGGAATTGGCAGGGGAATTGCGGAAAGGTTTACTAAAGAGGGGGCATCCGTCGCTATAAATGATGTTAATACAGATCTCCTCCAAGAAACAGTAACCAGGCTCAATCAAAAAGGTGGAAAAGTGATGGCTGTAGCAGGAGACGTATCCAATGAGGAAGCTGTAGCAGAAATGTTGGACATGATAGTTGATGAGTTTGGGACTGTAGACATCTTAGTTAATAATGCGGGTATCTCGCCCAGGAAAAATGGTCAGAAAGTGGAAGTGGAAAATTTAACTTCAGAAGCATGGGATCAGGTAATGGCTGTTAATTTACGCAGCCAATTCTTAACTAGTCGTGCCGTTATTACTGGAATGAAAAGAAATAATTGGGGGAGGATCATTAATGTCTCTTCCCAAGCGGCTCGAATACGTCCCGCTGATTTTTGCGGGGCAGAATATATAGCTTCAAAAGCAGGTGTTTTGGGGCTGACGAGATGTCTAGCGGTTGAACTGTCTCGTTACGGAATTAATGTCAATTCTGTTTGTCCCGGTCTCACTGAATCAGATATGTTATCGGATGTCAAGAATAATCAAACATCGCAATACACGGAGAATGTTCCCGTAGGACGATTGGGGACCCCTAAAGATCTTGCACATGCCGTTTTGTTTTTGGCAGATCCTTATTCCGATTTCATTACTGGAACGGCATTGGACGTAAACGGCGGATATTTTATGGTTTAA
- a CDS encoding NAD-dependent succinate-semialdehyde dehydrogenase, which produces MTVDTEQIYYKLFINGKWQETEIDSYIDVINPATNKSIGKVTQGKAKEAALAADAAVEAFKTWSKTPARERANLLWKLYDKVFENKEELAKVITKESGKPIKQARMEVLNGAEYIRWNAEEARRIYGTIMEAADPKKRLQLKKEAVGPVAAITPWNFPFSMVTRKLSPALAAGCTVVLKPAEDTPISAIKFFELAEQVGFPKGVMNLVIGEPEPIGDTWLSDKRIRKITFTGSTAIGKMLYQKAAEQVKRVSMELGGHAPIIVFDDCNLDQAVQQIARSKFNNSGQTCISPNRIYVHESIIDQFTKKFELFVKRLKVGNGLKDETDIGPVINRAGLDKVESHVKDALDKGATFDVGGKKYEKDSCENGFFYSPTVLKNVNESMKIANEETFGPVAPIFSFSSDEEVIYKANNTDYGLAAYIFTTNLSRSHVVSEALNYGMVGVNDTVLAQVEGAFGGVKESGVGSEGGPETLADFLDTKFISTII; this is translated from the coding sequence GTGACAGTTGATACAGAACAAATATATTACAAGTTATTCATTAACGGTAAGTGGCAAGAGACAGAAATTGATTCATATATCGATGTGATCAATCCGGCTACTAACAAGAGTATTGGAAAGGTAACTCAGGGGAAAGCGAAAGAAGCTGCATTAGCGGCTGACGCTGCAGTAGAAGCATTTAAAACATGGTCAAAAACACCTGCTAGAGAAAGAGCTAATTTGTTATGGAAACTGTATGATAAAGTATTTGAAAACAAAGAGGAACTGGCTAAGGTGATTACAAAGGAATCAGGAAAACCTATTAAACAGGCTAGGATGGAAGTGTTAAATGGGGCAGAGTACATTCGTTGGAATGCAGAAGAAGCACGTCGAATATACGGAACTATAATGGAAGCAGCTGATCCAAAAAAGCGTCTCCAACTGAAGAAGGAAGCAGTAGGCCCGGTTGCAGCCATAACCCCCTGGAATTTTCCATTTAGCATGGTAACAAGAAAATTAAGTCCTGCATTAGCTGCAGGGTGTACGGTTGTGTTAAAACCGGCCGAGGATACACCGATTTCTGCGATTAAATTTTTTGAGCTAGCTGAACAAGTTGGATTTCCAAAAGGAGTTATGAATCTAGTAATTGGTGAACCAGAACCGATTGGAGATACGTGGTTATCCGATAAACGGATACGTAAGATTACCTTTACAGGGTCAACAGCAATAGGGAAAATGCTCTACCAAAAAGCGGCCGAACAAGTAAAACGGGTGTCCATGGAACTTGGAGGACATGCCCCAATAATCGTTTTCGATGATTGTAATCTCGACCAGGCCGTCCAACAAATCGCAAGAAGTAAATTTAATAATTCTGGGCAAACTTGTATTTCCCCGAACCGTATTTATGTACATGAATCTATCATCGATCAGTTTACTAAGAAATTTGAGCTATTTGTAAAAAGATTGAAAGTTGGGAACGGCTTGAAAGATGAAACGGATATCGGCCCGGTCATTAATAGAGCTGGGCTGGATAAAGTAGAAAGCCATGTAAAAGATGCGCTCGACAAAGGCGCTACATTTGATGTGGGAGGCAAGAAATACGAAAAAGATAGTTGTGAAAATGGGTTTTTCTACTCGCCGACTGTACTTAAAAATGTAAATGAATCAATGAAAATAGCAAATGAAGAAACATTCGGTCCGGTTGCTCCAATTTTCTCATTTTCTTCAGATGAGGAAGTGATTTATAAAGCAAACAACACCGACTACGGGCTTGCAGCTTACATTTTCACAACGAACTTGTCTCGTTCGCACGTGGTGTCTGAAGCGCTTAATTACGGAATGGTCGGGGTAAACGATACGGTTCTGGCTCAAGTAGAAGGAGCATTCGGCGGCGTGAAAGAAAGTGGTGTAGGAAGTGAAGGGGGTCCGGAAACTTTGGCAGATTTTCTAGACACGAAATTCATTTCTACTATTATATAA
- a CDS encoding aspartate aminotransferase family protein — MAINVKNNQNLVDQLIEWDQKHFLHPTSSVRAHQQNGPEHIFMEGNGVRVKDIYGNEYIDGLSALWNVNLGYGRTDLGEAAKKQMETLPFSSSFNNYSNEQAIKLAHKISKLAPGDLNVSFFTSGGSESNESVFKIIRHYWKLKGQEKRTKIISLGRAYHGVTMGASSATGMDTFRTFSTAHSPDFIQAMPYLTDCEKGKKNDLNFEHSIRGIIEREGEDKIAAVILEPIQGAGGVNVPPGGYLQAVRDLCNEYGIFMIADEVICGFGRTGKMFGVENWNVVPDFMTVAKGITSGYIPLGAVIMKDSFRDELASLTDNILFHGFTYSGHPTSCAVALKTLEVLENENIISHVKDMEAVVLERFETLKNRHFNVTNDRCVGLLGAFDVLKDPSSNTRFAPEQNAAMVVARGCNKRGLIVRPVMYKGANSVVFAPPLVANKSDINEAMNIFSEALKEFEKKVK, encoded by the coding sequence ATGGCTATTAATGTTAAAAACAATCAGAATCTTGTGGACCAATTAATTGAATGGGATCAAAAACACTTTTTGCATCCAACTTCATCCGTGCGGGCTCATCAACAAAATGGACCGGAGCATATTTTTATGGAAGGTAACGGAGTGCGCGTTAAAGACATTTACGGTAATGAATATATAGATGGGTTATCGGCATTATGGAATGTGAACCTTGGTTATGGCAGGACTGATTTAGGGGAAGCAGCCAAAAAACAAATGGAAACACTGCCATTTTCGTCCTCTTTCAATAATTATTCAAATGAGCAGGCAATTAAGCTGGCTCACAAAATTTCTAAACTAGCACCGGGAGATTTAAATGTGTCTTTTTTTACTTCAGGTGGTTCGGAATCCAATGAGTCAGTATTTAAAATTATTCGTCATTATTGGAAGCTAAAAGGCCAGGAGAAACGAACTAAAATTATAAGCCTGGGTCGCGCATATCACGGGGTTACTATGGGGGCTTCCAGTGCTACTGGAATGGACACCTTCCGGACATTTTCTACAGCTCACTCACCTGACTTTATTCAAGCGATGCCTTATTTAACAGATTGTGAAAAAGGGAAAAAAAACGATTTGAATTTCGAACATTCTATTCGTGGCATTATTGAGAGGGAAGGAGAAGACAAAATCGCAGCAGTTATTTTAGAGCCGATCCAAGGAGCAGGCGGTGTAAATGTCCCTCCAGGTGGCTACCTGCAAGCCGTGCGAGACCTATGCAATGAATACGGAATATTTATGATTGCTGACGAAGTTATTTGTGGTTTTGGACGTACCGGAAAAATGTTCGGTGTTGAAAACTGGAATGTTGTTCCTGATTTTATGACGGTTGCGAAAGGGATTACGAGTGGGTACATTCCACTTGGTGCGGTAATAATGAAAGATTCATTCAGAGACGAGTTAGCTTCTTTAACAGACAACATTTTATTTCATGGTTTCACATACAGCGGACATCCGACTTCCTGCGCTGTCGCTTTAAAAACATTGGAAGTGCTTGAGAATGAAAATATCATCTCTCACGTAAAAGATATGGAAGCTGTAGTACTCGAAAGGTTTGAAACATTGAAAAATAGACATTTCAATGTGACAAATGACCGTTGTGTTGGACTTTTAGGTGCGTTTGACGTTTTAAAAGATCCTTCCTCAAATACACGCTTTGCTCCCGAGCAAAATGCAGCTATGGTAGTAGCTCGGGGATGCAATAAGCGTGGGCTTATTGTCCGGCCGGTTATGTACAAAGGAGCCAACTCTGTGGTGTTTGCACCTCCGCTTGTCGCTAATAAATCTGATATAAACGAAGCGATGAATATTTTCTCTGAAGCATTAAAGGAGTTTGAGAAAAAGGTGAAATAA
- a CDS encoding flavin monoamine oxidase family protein: MQAKYYDVIIVGGGLAGLTASRELYRMGYKVLILEARNRLGGRAWTDDRLGTRLELGGGWIHWVQPHIWSEVTRYNLKVSSSPAPYTAYWRKGSEVLSGHPLELGEKMKEGLEKLLNHTRDYLPRPYDPHYNFKVYEIDHLSLLSKLDELHLSDEEYQLLLGRLTTMFNGAIEKAAYTQLMKWFALSSYELKTMAEMSNTYKLKDGTTALVEAISQDAPVDKKLCTPVDRLEKLNGQIKITTRDKKVYCAKSVVVTAPFKALGNIKFHPPLSNQKQQITKDGQISQGIKVWAKVEGPLEPYIAFGQANEVFTFSKYEGLIDGDSLVVASGPNAARIDPTNTKEVEKALKQWFSNIKVKESTGHNWIDDEFSQETWTMLKTNQFSRYHKRLQESEHGIFLSGSNYASGWGGFMDGAIEEGMKVSHRVNKHLLKAAY; this comes from the coding sequence ATGCAGGCAAAATATTATGATGTGATTATTGTAGGTGGAGGTTTGGCCGGATTAACTGCTTCTCGAGAGCTCTACCGAATGGGTTATAAAGTACTTATTTTAGAAGCTAGAAATCGACTAGGAGGGCGGGCTTGGACAGATGATCGTTTAGGGACAAGACTTGAACTAGGAGGTGGTTGGATCCATTGGGTTCAGCCCCATATTTGGTCTGAGGTTACACGGTATAATCTAAAGGTTTCTTCAAGCCCAGCTCCTTATACAGCATATTGGCGAAAGGGATCTGAAGTTCTTTCTGGTCACCCGTTAGAATTGGGGGAAAAAATGAAGGAAGGTTTAGAGAAATTATTAAATCATACTCGTGATTACTTACCCAGGCCTTATGATCCCCATTATAATTTTAAAGTATATGAAATAGACCATTTAAGTTTATTATCTAAATTAGACGAACTGCATTTATCTGATGAAGAATATCAGTTACTTCTCGGCAGATTAACTACTATGTTTAATGGAGCAATAGAGAAAGCTGCCTATACACAGTTAATGAAATGGTTTGCTCTTTCTTCTTATGAGTTAAAAACAATGGCTGAAATGTCTAATACTTATAAATTAAAAGATGGAACAACAGCTCTTGTAGAAGCAATTTCTCAAGATGCCCCTGTAGATAAAAAGCTATGTACTCCAGTGGACCGATTAGAAAAATTAAACGGACAAATTAAAATAACAACTAGAGATAAGAAAGTCTATTGTGCAAAATCCGTTGTAGTTACTGCTCCATTTAAAGCATTAGGCAATATTAAATTCCACCCGCCTTTATCAAATCAAAAACAACAAATAACCAAAGATGGTCAAATTTCTCAAGGAATTAAGGTATGGGCCAAAGTAGAAGGTCCGCTAGAGCCGTACATTGCTTTTGGACAAGCTAATGAAGTTTTTACTTTTTCAAAATACGAAGGATTAATAGACGGTGATAGTTTGGTTGTAGCCTCAGGACCAAACGCTGCACGAATTGATCCAACTAATACCAAAGAAGTAGAAAAAGCCCTGAAACAATGGTTTTCTAACATAAAAGTAAAGGAATCTACAGGGCATAACTGGATAGATGATGAATTTTCACAAGAAACTTGGACAATGTTGAAAACCAATCAATTTTCTCGTTATCATAAAAGACTGCAGGAATCAGAGCATGGAATTTTTCTATCGGGATCAAATTATGCAAGTGGATGGGGCGGTTTTATGGATGGAGCTATTGAAGAGGGTATGAAAGTTAGTCATAGAGTAAATAAACATTTATTAAAAGCAGCTTATTGA
- the nhaC gene encoding Na+/H+ antiporter NhaC, with translation MSNFKKPTIMDGLLPLIVLVTAALLSILVWDTNMLVPLLLSIITASVIAVRLGHKWVDIESYMINGVKMILSVIFILMTVGALVGTWILSGTIPTLIYYGLNIINPSVFLPLVALFSGILTLVLGNSFITVGTVGIAFMAIGHGMGFPAELVAAAIVTGGLMGDKLSPLCDTTVTAPAIVDTDIYSHIKHMLWDTIPAYIISIIIFWFLGIQYAGGEVNLQQIDETLLNLGQIFNINPILFILPVVTLFMIVKKFPVVPTLIFLTLLGGAAAFIFQGSSVTTIVQTMTNGYIADTGVELLDSLLTQGGITSMSGIILLVTLATALGGIFEGAGLFDVLLAKLIEKAQSIGALISTTIFSGLLIGFSSGALYLAVILPGRALVGTYKERGLDTKNLSRCLETVGSVGIYLVPWSVPVLFVSSVLGVNPYSFIPYLFFAFLVPFINILYGFTGFTIAKKDYPETLDSNKSAYSRDNKAINM, from the coding sequence ATGTCCAATTTTAAAAAACCAACAATAATGGATGGTTTACTGCCCTTGATCGTCTTAGTCACGGCTGCTCTTTTATCCATATTAGTTTGGGACACTAATATGTTAGTACCCTTGCTATTAAGTATAATAACAGCCTCCGTTATTGCTGTTCGTTTAGGACATAAATGGGTAGATATAGAAAGTTATATGATTAATGGAGTAAAAATGATTTTATCCGTCATATTTATCTTAATGACAGTAGGAGCTCTCGTCGGTACGTGGATTTTAAGCGGCACTATTCCTACTCTTATCTATTACGGTTTAAATATTATTAACCCTTCCGTGTTTTTACCATTAGTAGCATTATTTTCTGGGATTTTAACTTTGGTTTTAGGTAATTCGTTTATTACAGTAGGAACAGTAGGTATTGCATTTATGGCGATAGGCCACGGAATGGGTTTTCCAGCTGAACTAGTTGCAGCAGCGATAGTTACTGGCGGCCTTATGGGTGATAAATTGTCGCCTTTATGTGATACAACGGTAACGGCGCCAGCCATTGTAGATACAGATATTTATAGTCATATTAAACATATGCTTTGGGATACGATACCAGCTTATATTATCTCTATCATTATATTTTGGTTTCTAGGTATTCAATATGCCGGTGGTGAGGTTAATTTACAACAAATTGACGAAACATTATTAAATTTAGGACAAATATTTAATATCAATCCAATTTTATTTATTTTACCTGTAGTCACCTTATTTATGATTGTAAAAAAGTTTCCGGTTGTACCGACGCTAATATTTTTAACTCTTTTAGGCGGGGCGGCTGCATTTATTTTTCAAGGCAGCTCAGTTACTACTATCGTTCAAACTATGACAAATGGTTATATAGCTGATACCGGTGTAGAATTATTAGATTCACTGTTAACACAGGGCGGCATTACTTCAATGTCGGGGATTATACTTCTAGTAACACTTGCCACAGCATTAGGTGGAATTTTTGAAGGGGCTGGACTATTTGATGTGCTGTTAGCCAAATTAATTGAGAAAGCACAATCAATTGGTGCTTTAATTTCAACGACTATTTTTTCTGGATTATTAATAGGATTTTCTAGTGGGGCCTTGTATTTAGCAGTTATTTTACCTGGAAGAGCGTTAGTTGGAACTTATAAGGAGAGAGGTTTAGATACAAAAAACTTGTCACGTTGTCTAGAAACTGTAGGGTCAGTCGGAATTTATTTGGTTCCGTGGAGTGTTCCTGTACTCTTTGTATCTTCAGTCTTGGGTGTTAACCCGTACTCCTTTATTCCGTATTTGTTTTTTGCCTTTTTAGTTCCATTCATTAATATTTTATATGGGTTTACTGGGTTCACTATTGCAAAAAAAGATTATCCGGAGACGCTTGATTCAAATAAATCTGCTTATTCACGTGATAATAAAGCAATTAATATGTAA
- a CDS encoding MBL fold metallo-hydrolase: MIDWKVTMLGTGSPRPDVERSAPSQVIHFGDLPVLIDCGEGTTAQLQRAGIPPQSITTLFITHLHSDHILGYGQFLLGGWGLGRRKLRVIGPKGMKHYHETMLSLFKDDIDYRVELGRSPKGVREEVEIIEIDEPGEIDLKIDDLPVRVYTAEMIHNVPTYALRFEGEDHVIVHSGDTAPTENIVELAKDADILIQDACLAVNETYKNITDPELQEIWDNLQKEHCTPQQAADIAERGGVKKLVLTHFLPNIDEERAYREAAAEFKGETIVAKDLQTINTALKTVN, translated from the coding sequence ATGATTGATTGGAAAGTAACTATGCTTGGAACAGGGAGTCCTCGCCCAGATGTGGAACGATCAGCCCCGTCTCAAGTCATTCATTTCGGGGATCTGCCAGTGCTTATAGACTGCGGTGAAGGGACAACAGCGCAATTACAGCGAGCTGGTATTCCGCCTCAATCGATTACGACTTTATTTATAACCCATCTTCATTCCGATCATATCCTTGGCTACGGCCAATTTTTATTAGGCGGCTGGGGGCTTGGCCGCCGAAAATTGAGAGTTATTGGACCAAAAGGAATGAAGCACTATCACGAAACGATGCTATCATTGTTTAAAGATGATATTGACTACCGTGTAGAACTCGGTCGTTCACCAAAAGGAGTGCGCGAAGAGGTAGAGATTATTGAAATAGACGAACCAGGAGAAATTGATTTAAAAATAGATGACCTTCCAGTGCGAGTCTACACGGCAGAGATGATTCATAATGTACCGACATACGCTCTTCGTTTTGAGGGAGAAGACCATGTTATTGTTCATTCCGGAGACACGGCACCAACGGAAAATATTGTCGAGCTAGCAAAAGATGCGGATATCTTAATACAAGATGCATGCCTAGCTGTAAATGAAACATATAAAAATATTACAGATCCCGAATTACAAGAAATTTGGGATAACTTACAAAAAGAACATTGTACACCTCAGCAAGCAGCTGACATTGCTGAGCGTGGTGGAGTGAAAAAATTAGTGCTAACTCATTTTCTGCCAAATATCGATGAAGAAAGAGCATATCGGGAAGCGGCGGCCGAGTTTAAAGGAGAAACCATCGTAGCCAAAGACTTGCAGACTATCAATACAGCTTTAAAAACAGTAAATTAA
- a CDS encoding MBL fold metallo-hydrolase, which produces MTEWKVTMLGTGSPRPDLERSAPSQVIHFGDLPVLIDCGEGTTAQLQRAGIPPQSITNLFMTHLHSDHILGYGQFLLGGWGLGRRKLRIIGPKGMKHYHDTMLSLFKDDIDYRVKLGRSPKGVRENVEIIEMEGPGELDLKSNEIPARVFIAEMVHNVPTFGLRFEGENQVIVHSGDTAPTENIVELAQDADILIQDAALAVNETYKNPSDPELKEIWDNLQKEHCTPQQAADIAKRAGAKKLILTHFLPNIDKDRAYEEASAVFDGDIVIGEDFQVIDLTLTMQG; this is translated from the coding sequence ATGACTGAATGGAAAGTAACCATGCTTGGTACAGGAAGTCCTCGCCCAGATTTGGAACGATCGGCTCCGTCTCAAGTCATTCATTTCGGAGATCTGCCAGTATTAATAGACTGCGGAGAAGGGACAACGGCTCAATTGCAGCGAGCTGGTATTCCGCCTCAATCGATTACGAATCTATTTATGACCCATCTTCATTCTGATCACATTCTAGGATATGGACAATTTTTATTAGGGGGCTGGGGGCTTGGCCGTAGAAAATTACGAATTATCGGTCCAAAAGGAATGAAGCATTACCATGATACGATGCTCTCTTTGTTTAAAGATGACATTGATTATCGTGTGAAGCTCGGTCGTTCACCAAAGGGGGTCCGTGAAAACGTAGAGATTATTGAAATGGAAGGGCCAGGTGAACTTGATTTGAAATCGAACGAAATTCCTGCACGTGTTTTTATTGCCGAGATGGTTCATAATGTTCCAACTTTTGGTCTTCGCTTTGAAGGAGAAAATCAGGTTATCGTTCACTCTGGAGATACAGCACCAACAGAGAATATTGTAGAACTAGCACAAGACGCCGATATTTTAATACAAGATGCAGCACTCGCGGTGAACGAAACGTATAAAAATCCATCAGACCCAGAATTAAAAGAGATTTGGGATAACTTGCAAAAAGAACACTGTACTCCTCAGCAAGCGGCTGATATCGCTAAGCGTGCAGGGGCGAAAAAACTGATTTTAACTCATTTTCTCCCAAATATTGATAAAGATAGGGCCTATGAAGAAGCATCAGCTGTATTTGATGGAGACATTGTGATTGGAGAAGATTTTCAAGTCATAGACCTTACTTTAACGATGCAAGGATAA